CAGGTGGTCGATGTTGGCCTTCGACCCCGGGATGGCCCGGTCGTGCAGTACGGCGTAGCCGCGGCGGGCGAGGGGAGCAAGCAGCCGGGCCGTGGCCTCCTCGCCGTCTGCGCCGGACTTCCAGCTGTTGCGCTGGCGGCGGTAGGTCTGGCGGATGCCGTAGGCGAGGACGGCGGCGGCGACCAGGGCGCCGACCTGCCACACGGTCACGGTGCCGGCGGCCCAGCCGGTGACGGCGGCGGCTGCGGCGGTCAGGGGCAGGGCCCACTTCGCACGGCGGTGCTGGGCGGCGCGCTCGGCCGCGCGCTGTAACTCGCCCTGGCGGCGGGCGCTGGCTCCGGCGTTGCTGCGGCGCCCGGGTGTGGTCGTCATGTCGTCGCTTCCTGGGTGGTGGTGGGCGGGTTGAGGGGACGGAGAAGGGTGGCCGGTCAGTCCTGCGGGTGCTGGCAGGAGGGGCAGCCGATGGACTCGGCCGCATCGGCGGCGGAAGCGCCGGCCGCTTCGGCGACCGCGCGCCAGCACAGCGGCAGGCCGCTCTCGTCGAGCGTGCGCCCGGTGGGGAAGTCCTCGTCCGGGCCGTAGAAGACGGCCACGAAGGGTTCGACGCCGGGCAGGACGAGGCGAGTCGGTTCGATGTGGAGGTCGAACTGCGGGGCGGGCGGGATGGACGCGAGGCTCTCCCACACCAGGCAGTCCAGCAGCTGCGCCACGGTCCGGCACTCGTGGTCGTGCCCCGCGCACAGGTCCCAGGTGCTGCCGTCGGGACGCAGCACCTCCAGGTCGTCGGTGACGGTCAAGGTGATGGTGTCGGAGTAGTGAACGGGCTGGACGGCGGGCGTGGGCGTACGGCGGCGCAGCAGCTGACGGATGTTCATGGGGTCTGGTCCTCCTCGTCGTCGAATGCGTCGGTGAGCAGGTCGGGCCAGCGGGCGTGGCCCCGGAACTCCAGGCGATGGCGCAGCATCTCGGCGGCCTGGTCCCGGGGGACCTCCAGGGCGAAGTCGTCCCTGGCGCGGGCGACGACGTCGCGGACGGAGACGCGCATCGGGCGAGTGATGCGCAGGTCGGTGACGGGCTCGGCGAGTTGGGCGCGCACGGCGGTGGTGATGGCGTGGTCGGTGGCTGCCAGCAGCCGCTTGCGGTAGTGCTCGGCGGCGGCCCGCCGGTCCTGCTCGGCCCGGTGCCGGCGGATGCGGCGACCGATCCACGGACTGAGCAGTGCGAGCAGCAGTGCCGGACCGAGCAGGACGTAGACGGGCATCGTCACTTGCCCCCGGCGGTGGTGAGGCGCTTGACCTCGGCCTGGGCGAGGGCCAGTTCCGTCTGCACCTCGCGCATCTTGTCCTTCGTGTCGTTCACGGCCGTGTTGAGCTTCTCGACCTGGCCCTCCAGCACGCCCTGCCGCTCGATGGCCCGGCCCAGCTCGGCTGCGTGCGCCTTCTCCTGCTCGGTCCGGCGCTCCTTCTCGGCGGCGACCCTGGTCTCGGCGTCCCGCTCGGCCTGCAGGGCGAGGGCCTCCGCCTCACGGGCACGCCCCTCGGCAGCGGTCGCTGCGCCTTGAGCCGCTGTGACCGCCTGCTCCTTCTCGGCCTGCACCGCCTTGACGGTCTTCTGCATCGCCTCGACCTCGGCCTTCGCCGCGACCTCGGCCTTCCCTGCCTTGTCCTGGGCTTCGCGGACGCGCTTGTCGGCCTCCGCCTTGGCGGCGGTGACCTGCTTGTCGGCCTCGTCCTGGGCGCGCTTGACGGCTGCGGCTGCCTCCGCCTTCGCCTTCTCGACGGCCTGGTCGGCTTCGACCTGCAGGCGCTCGACGCGCGCCTCGGCCTCCGTGCGGATGCGCTCGGTCTCCGCCTCGAACCGGGCGGTCTCCTGCTCCAGTTCGGCGATGGCCCGGTCGGCTGCCTCCTGGGCCTCCTCGGTCTCCGCGCGGGCGAGGTCGCGCTGGCGCACGGCGGCTTCCCGCTCGGTGTTCGCGGTGGTGGCCTTCTTGCGCCACTCGGCGACCTGGGAGTCCGCAGCCGCGGCGACGGAGGCGACCTCGGCCTCGGCGGCGTCCGGGTCGTTGATGGTCTGGAGCAGGTCGACGTACCGCGCGAGCTCCGCCTGCAGCTCGTCGACCTTCTGCAGCACCGTGCCCTGCACGATGCCGGCGGTCCGGGCGGCGTCGGTGACGACCCGGTCGGACGGCTCCTCGACGGGCGCGGCCTTGGTGGCGCCGGTCTTCCCGCGCTTGGCCCGGTAGGCGCTCATGGCGTTGTGGTCAGGGTCGGAGCAGTACTTCGGCGCGCGTCCGGGGGCGTTGGGGTCCTTGGGGACCGGCCGGGCGGTGCACTCGGGGAACGCGCACCGGGGCGCCTCCTCGACCGGGGTCTCGACGGTCTGCTCGGTCGGCTGCTCGCTCATCTGCAAGAACTCCTACGGGGCGGTGCGGTCGGGCGGGTGCGCTGCGGTCGACAGCGTGCCGTATCCGGGGACGGGTGGGGGAGCGGGTCGCGGCTCACGCGGCGGTCGTGTAGTGGTCGGCGTTCTCGCGCATGGCGGTCAGTCGGCCGCGCTGCTTGCCGATGGCGAGGTGGGCCAGCGGGGTGCGGGCCTGGGGCCAGACGGCGGCGGCTCGCTGGGTGTACCGGCTCGGGGTGAGCAGGATGACGTCGGCGTCGGTCAGGCCCAGCTCGGCGGCCTGGGCGCGCAGTTCCTCGACGGTGATGCTGCCGGCGTCTTCCCATGTGTGGTCGTACGGCTCGACGTCCTGGTCGAGCGTCAGGAAGCCGTGCAGCGCGCTGAGTACCAGGACGGTGCCGCCGTGGGCGGTGAGGGCGTCGGCGGTCCGGCGGGCGTGTGTGTGCAGCTTGCCGACGTACAGCTGCCCGGCCGGGGCGGCGCGGTCCAACTTCGCCCCGGAGCAGGGGATGACGACGACGCAGGGGATGACGACGACCGGCCCGGCCGCGGCGGGGGAGGTGGTGCCGTCGAACAGGGCCAGCTGCTCACCGTGCGCGGCGGTGACCGGACAGCGCGCGGCCGGGGCCTCGATCTGCTCGGCGGTGTCGAGCAGCTCCACGGCGGCGGCCGGGTCGTAGGCGTCGCGGATCTCGACCCACCCGTACTCGCCGAGAACTCCGGCGAGGGTCTCGGCCTGCTCCCACAGGGGGAGGGCGGGGTCTACCTCGACCACGGCGGCGGGCTGGGGTCCGACCAGGACCTCGACGATCCGGCGGAAGGCGACGGCACGGAAGTACGCGGCGGCGGCCCGGCGACCGCTGGCGCCCAGGGACTCGAAGCGGTCGGCGTGCTGCGGCCGGCGGGCGCACTCGCCGTACATGCGGGCGGCCCAACTGGTCAGCTGCTCGGCGTGGTCGAGGACGCGGGGGAGAGCGGCTGCGTAGCGGGCCACGTCCTCGGCGGGGCCGGTGACGCGCAGGGCTCGCCCGGACCGGTCGAGCTGGCGGGCCTCAACGCCGAAGCGGACGGCGACGGCGCGGGCGGCCTCGGCGCGCTGGGGTCCGCGGCCGGCGGCGTAGGGGAAGTCCAGGCGGACCGCGGCGCGGCCGTGAGCACGCAGCTGCAGGCGGTCGGTGTCGACGTAGCGCGCGCACCGGGCGGCGTAGCGGGCGGCGCGCTCCGGCCCCCAGCCGGTGTCCCACAGCGGTCGACGGGCGGTGGTGCCGTCCTCGCGTCGGATCTCCTGGCCCTCGTCCCGCAGTCCCATCCCGTGCCCCCTTCGTGGTGACTTGTGCAGGATTCCAGTCTAATGCATTGCATTGCATTTCGTCAATGCATTGCATCACGAGTGATGCAATGAAACGCAATGTTTTAGGGGGTGTCGCCATGATTGCGGCCGTGCGCTCGCCGGTCGCGGCGACCGGTAGGGGGGTGAAACGGCCTGCCGTACGCGCCACGGTGCCGGGGGGCGTCCGGGGCTTCGGAGCGACGGCCTTGGGCGGTGGGTCCTCGTCGGCCGGGGCCGACCGCCGACGACACGCTCCTCGGCCACGGCGAGACCCGGGCCGACGCGGAGCGACCGCACCGGCCGGTCACCACGGCGCGGCAGCAGCTGCTCCCCCTCGGCCCCGGCCGGCGGTGCGGTCTCCTCACGCGCCCGTCATGCGCGACGGCGGGAGTACGGCGGTCTGCCCCGCTCCGGCCGGGCAGACGGCGACCCGTGCGCCACCGACCCCCCTCCCTCCGCCGCTGGCCGTCTTTTCCCAGCCCGGAGCACCTGCAGCCGCGCACGCTGCGGGCCACGGAGGCTTACGGACCCTGGGCGCCCTCCCCCGGCGCCCGCGCCGTGCCCGGGGCCTGAGTGGGGTGCTCCCTCGTCGGTCGGGCGCGCGCAGCGCTGCCGCAGGGTTCCCGGGAGCGGAGGGGATCGCGCTCGCGCGACCGCTTGCGGCGCCGTCGGCGTCCTCGGAGTGGACGGGGTTCCTGTGGCACCCTCCGGGGCCCGGTCGACGAGGGAGTGCACCGCGACCGCGTACCGACCCCTTCCCCCACCGGGCCGGCGGCCGACAAGTTCTCCCCGCCCCCTCGGAGAAAGGGCCTGCCGGAGGCACCTTGTTCTGTGCCCCGGGCCAACTGCCCGGCGGCGGTCGCCTACTCGCTCGGGTGGCCGGGGCGGCGGCGCTGGCCTGGGCCGGTTTCATAAATCCGACCGCGGCTGAGGCGGGCGGCGTTCGTTCGCGGCGTCTGGTGCGGTCACCCAAATTTGGGTGACCGGCGGTCCTGCCGCGCGGCGGCGAGCAAGTTGGCGCGGAAGGGGAGCTTTCCTCGAGGGCGCCGGACCGGGGGCGGACCGGCGACGCGGGGCCG
The window above is part of the Streptomyces phaeolivaceus genome. Proteins encoded here:
- a CDS encoding nuclease-related domain-containing protein; translated protein: MTTTPGRRSNAGASARRQGELQRAAERAAQHRRAKWALPLTAAAAAVTGWAAGTVTVWQVGALVAAAVLAYGIRQTYRRQRNSWKSGADGEEATARLLAPLARRGYAVLHDRAIPGSKANIDHLVAGLFGVALVDSKNWRSKKSRIVITGGLLRYGRYDQTKALQTVVWEAQQAAKVLGVPVRPILAVHGAKVPAPRGRTELHGVTVVEAKKLRGMLAGLSPQPGWDAARVTAVEQLAEQRLPRHSG
- a CDS encoding coiled-coil domain-containing protein; translated protein: MSEQPTEQTVETPVEEAPRCAFPECTARPVPKDPNAPGRAPKYCSDPDHNAMSAYRAKRGKTGATKAAPVEEPSDRVVTDAARTAGIVQGTVLQKVDELQAELARYVDLLQTINDPDAAEAEVASVAAAADSQVAEWRKKATTANTEREAAVRQRDLARAETEEAQEAADRAIAELEQETARFEAETERIRTEAEARVERLQVEADQAVEKAKAEAAAAVKRAQDEADKQVTAAKAEADKRVREAQDKAGKAEVAAKAEVEAMQKTVKAVQAEKEQAVTAAQGAATAAEGRAREAEALALQAERDAETRVAAEKERRTEQEKAHAAELGRAIERQGVLEGQVEKLNTAVNDTKDKMREVQTELALAQAEVKRLTTAGGK
- a CDS encoding DUF6884 domain-containing protein — protein: MGLRDEGQEIRREDGTTARRPLWDTGWGPERAARYAARCARYVDTDRLQLRAHGRAAVRLDFPYAAGRGPQRAEAARAVAVRFGVEARQLDRSGRALRVTGPAEDVARYAAALPRVLDHAEQLTSWAARMYGECARRPQHADRFESLGASGRRAAAAYFRAVAFRRIVEVLVGPQPAAVVEVDPALPLWEQAETLAGVLGEYGWVEIRDAYDPAAAVELLDTAEQIEAPAARCPVTAAHGEQLALFDGTTSPAAAGPVVVIPCVVVIPCSGAKLDRAAPAGQLYVGKLHTHARRTADALTAHGGTVLVLSALHGFLTLDQDVEPYDHTWEDAGSITVEELRAQAAELGLTDADVILLTPSRYTQRAAAVWPQARTPLAHLAIGKQRGRLTAMRENADHYTTAA